From Caldisericum sp.:
TCAGGGTCAATTTTGGAGACAGTTAAGTGCTTATCCTCCGCTCCATTTATATAGTCCTTTATTTGATCAATAAGGCTTCCAGACAAATCAAACGTAATGTGCAAATCTTTATACTGAGACACTATATATGGCATTCTATAGTAATCCTTCGCTCCGTGCAATCTAACCCAGGGTAAAATATAGGTATTTGACTCGGGATTTTTATAAAATGGCTGATGATTGTGGAACATTACAATAACATTTAACGCTTTTGGCTTTGGAGTACACCCTACCAAAAACGTGGATAAAAGCGCCATTATAAGCACAAAGACTAATGCTTTCTTCATACCTGCCTCCTTTATTATTTACAATACATAACTAATTATAGCAAAAATTAACAAAAATTAATAATAGATGACGATAAAAAACTTTAGATCTTGAAATTTATTCAGATGAACTTCCTTCCTTATATTTGCTTTTGAAGTCTTCGTAAAATTCCTTGAAATAGCCTTCTTTTATTGCTTTTCTAATCTCAAGAATAAACCATTGCATAAAATAAAGGTTATGAATAGTTGCAAGCCTTCCTGCAAGGTGCTCTTTCGCTTTAAATAGATGATTTAGATACGCCTTTGTATAGTGTTTGCATGTATAACAACCACAATCATCTTCAATTGGTGTAAAATCCTCTTTATAAATTGACTTCGTAATCTTAATTGTACCAGTTTTTGTAAAAAGGCTCCTATTTCTTGCGATTCTTGTTGGAAGGACGCAATCAAACATATCAACTCCGAGCCGAACATATTCGAGGATACTTAACGGATCTCCAACACCCATAAAATAACGAGGTTTTTCTTTTGGAAGGAGCGAAACAATATAATCCACCATTTCTGCTGTTAATTCTTTTTCTTCTCCAATGCTTAACCCACCAAGAGTTACTCCAGGAAAATTAAGTTCAAGTATTCTTAGAACCGCTTCTTTCCTAAGATCTTTGTAAAAACCACCTTGAATAACTCCAAAAAGTATTTGATCTTCTCTTTTGTGTGCCTTTAAACTCCTTTTAGCCCATTCAAGTGTTATATCAAGTTCTCTTTTTGTTTCAGAATGCGGGCTTGGATATGTACCGCATATGTCAAGAGGAATAGCAATGTCCGACCCGATTTTTTCCTGAGTTTCTATAACTAACTCTGGAGTAAAAAAGTGCTTGGAGCCATCAATAAATGATTTAAACTCAACTCCCTCGGATGTTATTTTTCTTAGATCCTTTAATGAAAGAACCTGAAAACCTCCACTATCCGTAAGAACAGCGCCATCCCAATCCATAAACTTATGTATTCCACCAGCCTTTTCTATAGTCGAAGCCCCGGGCTGGAGATAAAGATGATAAGTATTTGAAAGAATTATTTTAAAACCAATTTCTCGTATCTCATCTGATGTAAGCGTCTTTACAGTTGCTTGTGTTCCAACAGGCATAAAAACAGGTGTTTCGATCGTCCCGTGCGGTGTCTCGAACTGAGTAATGCGGGCTCTTGACCAGTTATCTTCCTTTAAAACTCTAAATTTTATGTCGTACATTTGTCACCTCATAAAATAAGCATAGCGTCGCCAAAACTATAAAACCTGTAACGTTCTTGAACAGCAATATTATATGCCTTTAGGGTTAAATCTGTTGAAGCAAAAGCACAAACCAATGCAAGAAGAGTTGTCTTCGGAAAGTGGAAATTGGTAACAAGGGCATCAACCATTTTAAAAGGATAACCTGGTTTGATGAAAAGTCTTGTTGAACCTTGATAAGGTTTCAAAACATGATCTCTTGTTGATACAGTTTCAAGGGCTCGCACAACCGTTGTACCAACAGCAATAATTCTTCCTCCACTTTTCTTTGCCTCGTTTACAGCTTTTGCTGTCTCCTCGGGTATGAAAAATTCCTCTTCGTGCATTTTGTGCTTGTTTAAGTCATTTTCTTTTATGGGTTTAAATGTCCCAAGTCCAACATGCAAAGTGATATATGTTATACAAACGCCCATATCTTCTATTTGTTTTAGAAGTTCTTTTGTAAAGTGGAGCCCTGCAGTAGGTGATGCAACTGACCCCAGGAGATTTGCGTATACTGTTTGATACTCCTGCAAGTCAACTTTAGCTTTAATGTAAGGGGGAAGAGGCACTTCTCCATATTTTAAAACATCTTCCATCTGTAATACGCTTTCAAACTCGACTATATTTTCTCCAAAAGTTCCCTTAGAAATAACTTTTACAGTAATTTCTGGATTTTCGTTTATAAGTATCTCATCACCTTCATGGATCCTGTCGTTTGGTGAAGTCAAGGCAAGCCATTTGTTATTCTGAAGATATTTTAAAAGAAATATTTCTCTTTTTCCACCTGTTTTAATATTTTTTCCAATAAACCTTGCTTTGAGGACTTTTGAGTTGTTAAGAACTAGGCAGTCTCCCTTTCTTAAGTATTCAACGATGTTATAAAACTTCCTGTGTTCGATAATACCTGTTTCTCTATGGACAACCATAAGGCGAGCGTGGTCCCTTGGATAAATTGGGTGCTGTGCGATGAGATCCTTATCAAGGTTATAATCAAGAAAATCTATGTTACCCATTTTACTTAAAATTTGAAAGCAATGTCGTCAAGTATGTTGATAAGCTCTTAAAATAATTTTCGGAAATATAGTAAGTTCTTGATTTTACAAGCATACTTGCAAATTGACTATTTGAAAGATCAAGATAGGAAAAGACGAATCCTAGTGCATGAATCAAAACTGAAATAACAGTAAAGACAATTGCAATTCGAAGGACTCCACCAAGAATGACATCAATCCATTTTAAAAAAGGACTCACCCTGAACAATTTTCTTAGAACTAAAGCAACAATCCTTGCAATAATAATAACTACTGCAAAAATGATTACATAGGATATTGCATTAACAAGGTATTGAGATAATTTTAATGCGATAAATTCCTTAACAGTCATAGACGGTATAATTCCGTTACTCAACACGAAATTTTGTAAAATAATAGGAAGGTGCAATTCAGAAATTGCCTTTGAAACATTAGAAACCGTTGCACTTAAGTTAGAAATATCCTGAGGGAGAACTATTAGCCCAGAAATCCTATCCGCAATCGTTTTGTCAAGATGAAGATTATTTATAAAAATAGCTGATAAATGGGGCGCAAGAGTATTGCTAAGAAACAATCCTAAAAATACTCCTACAATATCGAAAATAAAAAGTATTGCGCCTCTATTTATCCCAACAAAGAACTCAAAAAGCAAAAATATAAAAACAAATAAATCAACATAGTTTGTATTCATACTTTATGATTGTAACAGTTTTTCAAATATTTTTCAAGCGGTTTTTTGAGCGGCAAAATAATTTTTAAACTTAGCTAAAGTCGAATAATAACCCTCTACATAAAGAATAATATTTTCCTCGGTATCTTTTCTTGAGATAACGTTCGAAGAAGAGTATATTTCATCGAGCAAATATGCATCTTTATACGGAAGGATAATTTTTACCCTTACAATAAGTTCTTGTAGCATCGAAGCAATTTTCTCTTTCAATTTATCAATATTAACGCCCGACTTTGCTGAAATAAAAACAGCATCTTTGAATATTGAAGCAAGGTAATTAAGTGTTTCGCTATCAACCTTATCGATCTTATTGAAAACAGTAATAGTTGGTATATTAGACGCACCTAATTCTTTAAGTGTAGAAAGCACCACATCAATCTTCTCTCTAAAAAGCACATCTGATATGTCAACAAGATGTATTATTATCCAGGAGTCAAGTATTTCTTCAAGAGTTGAGTGAAATGCATAAATTAATTGAGGAGGAAGGTCCCTTATAAATCCAATTGTATCGACAAAAATTGCAGAGATATTTTGCTTAACCTCTCCAAGGCGTGCCATGCTGTCAAGTGTTGCAAAAAGTTTATCTTCAACATATGCATCGCTTGAAGTTAAAGCATTTAGCAAGGTTGATTTACCAGCGTTTGTATAACCTACTATCGAAATTATAGGAATGTTACTCTTTGTCCTCCTTTTTCGTACTTCGAATCTGTGTTTTTTAATTTCCTCCAACTTTTTTTCAAGTATTTGAATTCTCCTTTCAATGTATCTTCTTTTAAGTTCTGTTTTTCTTTCACCTGGTCCCTTTAAGCCAATTTCAGAGCCAGTTTGCTGATCTAAATTAACCTCAGAATGAACAATCTCTGGAAGTCTCATCTTCAACCTCGAAAGTTCAACTTGAAGTTTTGCCTCATTTGTTCTTGCTCTCATAGAGAAGATCATGAGTATTAAATGAGGTCTATCAATTACTGGGACCTCAAGTTCTTTAGAGAGATTTCTGAGTTGTAAGAAGGTTAATGTGGTATCAATGAAGACTATTTGTGCATCCGTAAGTTTTATTACTTTTTTCAATTCCTCAACCTTTCCTGCTCCAAGAAATGTCGAATACCTTGGCTCTCTAAGAGAGTATGTTGTTTCTGCAACAATTTCGTAAGACAATGTCGAAACAAGAAGTCTAAATTCTTCTAAGTATTCCTCCCTTAGTTCTTTGTTATCCCTGTTTACAACGTGAACAAGAATTGCCTTCCTAATGTTGTTTTCCAAAAAACACCCCCTTTAGCACTACCGATATAAGAGACAATACAAGTGAAGCAAAAACTGCATCCCAGAATGAATTTACATGAAATCCTGGAACAATAAGGGAAACGATTTTAAGCATAAACCCGTTAATAATAAATGTAAACAAACCAAGCGTTAAGAAAATTAAAGGAAGAGATAGAAACATAAAGAAAGGCCTTATAAGAGAATTAACAATACCAAAAATAAGGCTTGCAACAAGAATACTCAAGGTGTTATCAAAAGTAATACCAGGAACTAAGATACTTACAAGGTAAAGAGAGATAGCATTAATGATGAAACTAATGAGAATCTTATTTCGCATCGTTGTCCTCCTTTATACTCATTGAGTGAAGTTCTTTAAAATAAGTTTTCGCAAATCTATGGCTCTCATCTCTTACTTGTTGCAATAATTTAAGAACCTCGGAATCTCGATCAAGGACAATTGGGTCGGAACTTTTCTCAGTATAAATTAACTCTTCTTTTTTTGCAAGCGAACACACGTCAATATCGAGATTGAGCATCTCTTTAACCTTCTTACCCACTTCAAGTTGTCCTAAACCTCCGTCTATAAGAATAAGGTTTGGAAGTGTTTTTGAAAAATTTTCACCTTCATGAGTAAATCTTCTAATAAGTACTTCGTAAAGCATACCATAATCATTTGGTCCTTCAACAAATTTTATCTTAAATCTACGGTACTCATCTTTGTCTTTTTTGCCTTTTGTAAAAACAACCATTGAACCCACGGCAAACTTTCCCTGGATGTTAGAAATATCATACCCTTCGATCCTGATAGGTATATGCTTTAAACCCAATACCTCCTTCATTTTAAGCAAAACTTTAGGCGTTTCTGTTTCCTTTCTTTTTATATAATTTTCAAGATGAATTTTTGCGTTATCTCTTGCAAGTTCCAAAACTTTCTTAGGTACAACTCCTCTTACACGAAGAATTTGAACTATGTGACCGGTTTTGTCTTTCAAAAATTTTTCAAGCGCCTCCTTATTTTCGATAACACAATCGATATAGAGTTTTTGCGAAGTTGCATGCTGAGGATAAGACATTAAAAACTGTTCTATGAGAGACTGTTTATCTTCTAACGATTCCAATATAAAAGGATACAGGCTTACCACCCTTCCATTTCTTATGGTAACTTTAACAACGCAACTCAGGTCGTCTTTTAATTCCGCAGTTATAAGGTCAAAGTTAACATCACCTTCAGTTATGACTCTTTGAGAAGAAAAAATGGAATTAAGACCAACTATTGCATCTCTATAGATAATTGCTTTTTCAAATTGAAGATCTCTTTTTGCTTTTTCCATTTCCATTGTAAGCGTATTTATAACTGAACGGTCCTCACTTCTAAGAAACTTCTTAAGATTTTCAACAGTTTTTAAATAGTCAGTTTTACTTATAAGATGAGCACAAGGTGCTGAACAAAGCCCAATTTGGTAAAGCATACAAGGCTGATATTTTTTATCTTCACTTATCTTTAGATTGCATGAACGAATGGGAAAAATTTTCCTAAGAGTTTTTATTGTTGTTTCAACTGCTTTTCCGTGCGGGAAAGGACCAAAATAGCTTCCTTTTTCCCCTCTAATCCTGTAAACCTTCTGAATTTTTGGATACTCTTCGTCTGTGATTTTAATGTAAGGATAGTTTTCATCATCAACAAGTCTAATATTGAATGGTGGCTTAAATTTCTTAATAAGGTTATTTTCAAGGAGTAATGCTTCATCAGGGTTGTCAGTTACAATAAACTCAACCGTTTTTACTCTCTGTAATAATGCCTCACCTTTTAAGTCTTTTGGATTTTTGTATGAACTAACTCTTTTCTTTAGTGATTTTGCTTTGCCAACATATATGACTTTATTCTGGATATCCTTTAAAACATAAACCCCGGGAGAGTCCGGCAAAAATTCTAACTCTTCCGGGAATTTAATGCTATTTTGCATACTCTATATAACGAGTTTCTCTCACCACTGTTACCTTTATAATACCAGGATAAACAAGGGACTCTTCTATTATTTTTGCGACATCTCTTGCAATCTTTTGAGAAGTCTCTTCGCTAACCTCTTCTGGGTTTACAAGTATGCGCACCTCACGCCCTGCTTGAACAACGAAAGCTTTTTTAACTCCAGGAACCGAACTTGCAATCCTTTCGAGTTCCTCCATCCTCTTTATGTAATTTTCAAGGTCCTCTCTTCTTGCACCTGGACGAGTTGCAGAAAGAGTATCAGCA
This genomic window contains:
- the queA gene encoding tRNA preQ1(34) S-adenosylmethionine ribosyltransferase-isomerase QueA, which translates into the protein MGNIDFLDYNLDKDLIAQHPIYPRDHARLMVVHRETGIIEHRKFYNIVEYLRKGDCLVLNNSKVLKARFIGKNIKTGGKREIFLLKYLQNNKWLALTSPNDRIHEGDEILINENPEITVKVISKGTFGENIVEFESVLQMEDVLKYGEVPLPPYIKAKVDLQEYQTVYANLLGSVASPTAGLHFTKELLKQIEDMGVCITYITLHVGLGTFKPIKENDLNKHKMHEEEFFIPEETAKAVNEAKKSGGRIIAVGTTVVRALETVSTRDHVLKPYQGSTRLFIKPGYPFKMVDALVTNFHFPKTTLLALVCAFASTDLTLKAYNIAVQERYRFYSFGDAMLIL
- a CDS encoding CvpA family protein — encoded protein: MNTNYVDLFVFIFLLFEFFVGINRGAILFIFDIVGVFLGLFLSNTLAPHLSAIFINNLHLDKTIADRISGLIVLPQDISNLSATVSNVSKAISELHLPIILQNFVLSNGIIPSMTVKEFIALKLSQYLVNAISYVIIFAVVIIIARIVALVLRKLFRVSPFLKWIDVILGGVLRIAIVFTVISVLIHALGFVFSYLDLSNSQFASMLVKSRTYYISENYFKSLSTYLTTLLSNFK
- a CDS encoding phage holin family protein codes for the protein MRNKILISFIINAISLYLVSILVPGITFDNTLSILVASLIFGIVNSLIRPFFMFLSLPLIFLTLGLFTFIINGFMLKIVSLIVPGFHVNSFWDAVFASLVLSLISVVLKGVFFGKQH
- the uvrC gene encoding excinuclease ABC subunit UvrC, translated to MQNSIKFPEELEFLPDSPGVYVLKDIQNKVIYVGKAKSLKKRVSSYKNPKDLKGEALLQRVKTVEFIVTDNPDEALLLENNLIKKFKPPFNIRLVDDENYPYIKITDEEYPKIQKVYRIRGEKGSYFGPFPHGKAVETTIKTLRKIFPIRSCNLKISEDKKYQPCMLYQIGLCSAPCAHLISKTDYLKTVENLKKFLRSEDRSVINTLTMEMEKAKRDLQFEKAIIYRDAIVGLNSIFSSQRVITEGDVNFDLITAELKDDLSCVVKVTIRNGRVVSLYPFILESLEDKQSLIEQFLMSYPQHATSQKLYIDCVIENKEALEKFLKDKTGHIVQILRVRGVVPKKVLELARDNAKIHLENYIKRKETETPKVLLKMKEVLGLKHIPIRIEGYDISNIQGKFAVGSMVVFTKGKKDKDEYRRFKIKFVEGPNDYGMLYEVLIRRFTHEGENFSKTLPNLILIDGGLGQLEVGKKVKEMLNLDIDVCSLAKKEELIYTEKSSDPIVLDRDSEVLKLLQQVRDESHRFAKTYFKELHSMSIKEDNDAK
- the tgt gene encoding tRNA guanosine(34) transglycosylase Tgt; amino-acid sequence: MYDIKFRVLKEDNWSRARITQFETPHGTIETPVFMPVGTQATVKTLTSDEIREIGFKIILSNTYHLYLQPGASTIEKAGGIHKFMDWDGAVLTDSGGFQVLSLKDLRKITSEGVEFKSFIDGSKHFFTPELVIETQEKIGSDIAIPLDICGTYPSPHSETKRELDITLEWAKRSLKAHKREDQILFGVIQGGFYKDLRKEAVLRILELNFPGVTLGGLSIGEEKELTAEMVDYIVSLLPKEKPRYFMGVGDPLSILEYVRLGVDMFDCVLPTRIARNRSLFTKTGTIKITKSIYKEDFTPIEDDCGCYTCKHYTKAYLNHLFKAKEHLAGRLATIHNLYFMQWFILEIRKAIKEGYFKEFYEDFKSKYKEGSSSE
- the hflX gene encoding GTPase HflX, which produces MENNIRKAILVHVVNRDNKELREEYLEEFRLLVSTLSYEIVAETTYSLREPRYSTFLGAGKVEELKKVIKLTDAQIVFIDTTLTFLQLRNLSKELEVPVIDRPHLILMIFSMRARTNEAKLQVELSRLKMRLPEIVHSEVNLDQQTGSEIGLKGPGERKTELKRRYIERRIQILEKKLEEIKKHRFEVRKRRTKSNIPIISIVGYTNAGKSTLLNALTSSDAYVEDKLFATLDSMARLGEVKQNISAIFVDTIGFIRDLPPQLIYAFHSTLEEILDSWIIIHLVDISDVLFREKIDVVLSTLKELGASNIPTITVFNKIDKVDSETLNYLASIFKDAVFISAKSGVNIDKLKEKIASMLQELIVRVKIILPYKDAYLLDEIYSSSNVISRKDTEENIILYVEGYYSTLAKFKNYFAAQKTA